TCTCCACGGTAGGCTTTCAATTCTCTTCCATCTCGAAAGGTGAGACGTTATACGACACCATGAAGATGATCGAGGCATACGCCGACATCGCGGTCATTCGTCATCCAGTGGAAGGTTCTTCTCGAATCGCCGCCGGCGCGGTAAAAATTCCGGTCATCAACGCAGGTGACGGAGCGGGGCAACATCCGACCCAAGCTCTTTTGGATCTTTATACGATCATTTCCGAAAAAGGAACGTTAGACGGTCTTACCGTCGCTTTTATCGGAGATCTGAAATACGGAAGAACCATTCATTCGCTTATCAATTTACTCAGACATTATAAGGTTCATCTCTATCTCGTCTCGCCGCCCGAACTGGCGCTTCCGGAATCGTATAAAAAAGGTCTGGAGGGTTTTTCGATCACTTGGGAAGAGACAACCGATATCAAAGCAGTTTGGGATTGCGACGTCGCATACGTTACTCGCATCCAAGAGGAAAGATTTCCGGATCACAAGGAATACGAAAGACTCAAGGACCTTTTTAAGGTGAACAAAGAATTGATCCTTGCATCCAAAAAGGAGACGACGATCTTACACCCGCTTCCTCGTGTGAACGAACTTTCCACGGACGTGGACGATCTTCCGAACGCGGCCTACTTCAGACAGGCGAGATACGGAGTCGTAAGCAGAATGACTCTTCTTTGTCTTTCCTTAGGACAGGATTTCTAAAAATTCTTGGAACGTAAAATCTGGACATACGAAGAGGCGCGTATCATTCTACCCATGGTTCGGGAGATTACGGAAGAATACTATTCTTATGTTTCAGGACTGACGACGGAGCTTCGGGAAAAAATTCTTCCCGAGAATGAAATGGAACAAAAGGAAGAATCCGTTCGGAATTCTATCTTCGAATGGTCTTCCAAAGTTCAGGACTATGGAATCGAAGTCAAAGGCCTCTGGCTCATAGACTTCGATCACGGAAACGGATATTATTGCTGGCACCTCGGTGAAGAGGATCTTCTTTTCGAACACGGTTACGAAGAAGGTTTTGCCGGAAGAAAATTAATCGAAAGGGAAAACGAAGATGGCGAACATCAATGAGAATTATTTAAAATTAAAAGCGGGTTATTTATTTCCCGAAATTTCCAAACGGGTAAAGGCCTATTCGGAAAAAAATCCTTCCGCGAAAATCATCCGTTTAGGAATCGGGGACGTTACTCTTCCGATCGTTCCTTCCGTTGTGGATGCGATGGTCGCGGCTTCCAAAGAAATGGGAACTGCAGGCGGTTTTCACGGCTACGGTCCGGAACAAGGATATTCCTTTTTGCTAAAGTCGATTTCGGACAACGACTATGGAAGTTTAGGAATCAAGATCGACGAAAGTGAGATTTTTGTTTCGGACGGTTCTAAATGCGATTGTGGGAATATTCAAGAAATCTTTTCTACCGATGCGAAGATTGCGGTCGCCGATCCCGTTTATCCCGTTTATGTGGACACAAACGTGATGGCGGGAAGGACCGGAGAGATCGGCGCCGATGGAAGGTATTCCAATTTGATCTATATGCCCGCGACAAAGGAGAACGGTTTTCAGCCGGAGATTCCCAAGGAAAAAGCGGACATCGTTTATCTTTGTTATCCGAACAACCCGACCGGAACCGTGACCACGAAAGAGGCACTGAAAGCCTGGGTGGAATACGCGAAGAAAAACAATTCCATCATCCTTTACGATTCGGCTTATGAAGCGTTTATTAGCGAACCCGGCGTTCCTCGTTCCATCTACGAAGTCGAAGGTGCGAAGGAAGTTGCAATCGAGTTTCGTTCCTTTTCTAAAACGGCGGGTTTTACGGGACTTCGTTGCGCGTATATCGTGATTCCGAAAGAACTCAAAGGAAGAACGAAGTCCGGAGAAGAAGTGAGCATCAATTCTCTTTGGAGTAGAAGGCATACGACGAAGTTCAACGGTGTTTCGTATGTGACGCAGAAAGGCGCGGAAGCTTGTTATTCTCCTCAAGGAAAAAGAGAAATTCAAGAATCCATCACATACTATATGTCCAACGCGGCGAAAATTCGAGAAGGCCTAAAAAAAGCCGGATACGAAGTTTTTGGTGGAGTCAACGCACCTTATATTTGGCTGAAGACGAGCGACAATCTTTCTTCTTGGGATTTTTTCGATCGTCTTTTAGAGAAAGCGCAAGTGGTCGGGACTCCCGGATCCGGCTTCGGTCCTGCGGGGGAAGGATATTTTCGTCTCAGTGCCTTTGGAAAAAAAGAGGACGTAGAAGAAGCGATCAAAAGAATTTCCGCTCTCTAAATCAATTACGGTCAAACAAACCAAACTTTTCGTGGATTCTTTCTAACGAATCGATTTGGTTTGTTTGCTCTCCTCTCTTTTTGTTCGGTCGAACTTTTAGATTCTCATTCGAATAATTTTAAATTTAAAAACCTCTTTTCTTTCGAACGTTTTTGTTCTCTGAAGAAACGAAAGTCTCAAACGAGACCGAACGGTATTTCCGATTATCATTTTTGATACGCGAATTTTGTTTTCCTCTCAAATATTTAGGAAGAAGAATTCAGAATTTTTAATAATAATTCTTTTCTGATAAGAGCACTCCAAAAATCTGTTTTTCTAAAGCGGTAAAGTTAGACGAAATTTAGCCGCTATAAGAACTATAAGGGGTATTCTCAATGAGAAAAAATATTTTTATCTGGGTCTCTATTCTTCTTTTCGTAGGTTGTTCTATGAATACACGAACTCTAAAAAAGACGGAAACAGAAGCGGTGATCCAAGGAATCGGTATGACCGAGTTCGAAGCAAGGGAAGCGGCTTTAAAAGAGATTCAAGGAATTTTTCCAGAATATAAAGAGTCAAAACCGACGGAATGCAAACAAGAGTATTACGCTTCGGGTAGAACTGTGGGATCAGGCGCGAATCAACAATACTCTGCATCGGGCAGTACATACTATAGTTGTATTGTATATGCCGCAAAAAAGTAGTCGAAACCGAATTGGTTCCGCATCACTTAGGTGCTAATGTCGAATTTCTGGTCTAACGCGGAAACCCTGGGTAGGGAATTCTCCTACAGGGTTTCTTTGACACTTCTTGGTTTGTAGTCCATCGTTAGCATCCGGAGCATAAGAGATCATACTCCGTGAGTTGGGAGTAAAAATCAAATCCTTCTACAAGCCCATTCCGAAAGAAAATCGAAATGGATCGTACCGTCCGAAGACGTATCCTATAAATACGATAGAAAGAGGATTGTGATTCTTCATTCGAAGTAAAGATCAATAGAATATCTACTTCTCCTGTTTATTCTTTCCTTTCTCAGGTAGAATGAAACATTCTGAAAATAGAATGGATTTGCATTAAGGTACACAATTTCCGTTGTATTCAAATGCCCCTATGGAATAGCCGAAAGAACCCGCTGGCACCGGCGTAGGCAGTGCGTTCGAAGTTCGGATAGATCCAGTGATATCCCTTCTGTAGAGTTGCGCGATTGCAGGTGGATATGCCGGATCGACCCCGCCGTAAACGGAGTTGCATTTCGAATTTGAATTCAATAACAATACGTCCAGGTTTCCGCTTGGATTTGGAAATATCGGATCGTGTGCAAAATTCAATTGAGTATTATTCGTTAGAGGTGTTAGACATAGAAATGAATCTCGTATAGGACCCGGCTCGATACCACAAACCTTGAATGGTCCGCCTGGAGAAGAAGCCACAGCGGGGTTACATCCGAAAAAATTATTCCCTCGTAAATCCGATGCGTTATTTACGTTATTCACGTCGTAGTTTAGACAAACTCTATTCGTTGCCAAGGGATTTGTAAGAATCTGATTGTTTACAATGTTTAGGTTTAATACCCCGGTACTTTGGTGATGGATTCCGTAAGACCGAGTTATTCCACTGCCACCATACATCGTATTGTGGAACACATAAAAGTTCGGAGAATTGATCGATAGTGCTTCGATTGCCTTCGAAGTGACTGCGTTTATCGCCGGTGTTCCGTTGACGTGAAAGGAATTGATGATATTATTCGCGATCACTAAGCTCTGGGTCGTGTTGTTAGCCATGTTATTAATCGCGATTCCGATCGACGAATCAATTCCGTCATTTAGGTTGCGGTGTGAGCCTCCGCTGATCGAGTTGTTTAGAACAAATCCTTGTGTGTTGTTGAACAATCGAAGCCCGACTGACATGGAATTCCCGCTTCCGCCTAAGATATAATTTCCGGTGATAAAGAAAAAATTTCGAACATTCGAAGCGTAGATGCCCGATCTAGTTTGCATCAAGCCGTAAGCCGCGCTGGAAGCCGTACCGAGAATCTTGTTTTGATCGATTCTAAACGTCGAAGCTCCGGTAGAAATATTATCCAACCATATACCGGTAGAAACCGCATTATTCGGATTTGTAATGATCGTAAAACCTTGAATGACCAGATCCGCAGTCAGAGTTAAACTTCCGCCAGCGATCGCCGCACACGACGTGAGGTCGCTTCCCCCACAATCGCCGATGCCAAGATTGTCTTGGATCGTTGTTTGATAAGCGACAATATCCCGAGATTGGAAATCTAAACTGAATCCTCCTAAGAGCTGAAGCTGATCCTTTAGAATGATCCTATCGGAAAGAACAGAAATCGGATAAGTGCCTTGGGCAACGAGAACGAAACAAGGTGAAAAAGTGTTACACTGGGAAACCGCATACTGAATGCTATTGCACGATGTAGCGATCGAACCGCAAGAACCTACGTTGGCGCCGAGTCCGTTCACATATTTGATTTGATTCGTTACCGCATAACTCTTCGGTAGTGGAAGATTGAAAGGACGATTGGTTCCGGCCTCCGTACATCCAGAAAGTTGAATGCACTGTTTAAGACCGCTATTCCAGTTCATATTAGGACGGATTGTCAGAGTGTTTGCGGTGTAGCTTGCGACCGTCGGAGCGAGAGCGGACGCACTCATATCTCCCAAACAAGGAGCGGGAGGCGCCGAGAAACTACAGCTCATCGGAGTTACCGGCTTAGAGAAAGTTAGAATGACGTTGTCAAGAGGGCCGATTGCGGTTTGATCGATGGGTAGAGAGTCGATTAAGCTCAAACAATTCACGTTGAGTGTCACAGATGAACCGTTTATCGATCCTGTAGAGGGAGGAAGGGTCTCCATCACACAAGTGTGTTTGTTCGGACTGGAAAGAATTGTCACAGAATAAGAACCTAGATCCGGCACTTGACCGGAAAAAGAAAATGTTCCGTCGTTCGTTAAATTCAAAGTATCGACAGCCCCATTTCGAACCGAAAGTGTTCCGGTCGCCGTAGTCGCGATGCCGTAAACATTCAGATTGAGATTAAAAAATTTCGTACCACAGCGTACTTCAACGAGGTTGGAATCAGGACTTATGATGCCGGTAGGATTGGTGATCTGACACGTTTGACTCGGAGTGACGACGGGTTGTGAAAGAACGGAGACGGAAAATTCGGAGTATTTGGGCTTCTTCTTTGAAAATTCGAAGTCTCCGTTTCCGGTGATCGAAAGCACTTCGGAATCTTGATTTGTAATCGTAAAGAAGCCGCCGTTCGCCAAACCCTGAACTCGAATCTTAAGGTTGAGAGGAGTTTGTGCATTCGTTAGAAAATTGGAAAACACGGCGGTATCAATAAAAGAACTTCCTTCCGGCTTCGGAACACAGGTGAAAAAGAAAGAGAAGCCGATTAACAGAAGGAAGAAGAGTTTGGAGGTATATCTGAATTTATAATATTTATTCATCGATTTATAAGGAAGTAGCTGTGAAGAACAACAAACCTTGGGCTTCTATTTTATTTCTTTTTTGAAAGTTCGATTCACATCTTATAGGATGAGAAGCATAAGAGAATTGAAGAGCCTTCTGGTCTGGGATTTGAAACGTTGATGCTCGGGTCTTTCGGTAAGAGAGGTATTCTTGAGGGGTAAGGAAAAGGAGTGGATCGACAAATTCTGATCGAACCTAGATTCGAGCATCTTCACAAAATAAATATTCAGAAAAGTTAGGAGAGAGAACAGAAAAAGAGAAGGGGTTCCAAGAAGTTTTTCCGTTAAAAATGAACTTCGCGATCCTCATTTCGGCAAGTCCTTCGGATGATATTCTTCTTTTCCGCCATTCTTGGAAAAAAAGAATCTTCCGATATCGAGAACGTAAGATCCGATTTTCCTGAAAGAGCGAACAGATGGTCCCGCTATTTGCAAAGGTTTTTTCTTTTTTTTTGCCCAGTTTCCGATCGTAGTCGGAGCAGATACAGCGCCATTGCACGGATCGGCGGGAGGAGTCGGAGGAAATCAAAGGATTTCCTTTGAAGAATTTCCAAACGAATTCGAGGCAACGACGAGAATCTTATACGATTGTACGGTTTCCGGTGAGAAAAAATCAATCGATCGAGAAATGCCGTATCAGGATATAAGGTTTCTTGAATGTACTTTCGAAAGGTTACTCCATCCGAATTGGGGGCGATGATACTTGGTCTTCCGATAAAGGCTTTGATCGAGACAGGTGACGGCGGGGTCAGCTGAAAAGAAAAACGGACTTCGATTCTTTGATTGCCGTATTGCCCGTAAGATAATACGTCTGGACCGATAAATTGTTCAAGGTAGGCCGATTTGAAGAATCGTTTTGTAACTCGGAGTCGGGAGCCAAGGTTTGTGTGCCGTTGAGAAGTTCGATGAAAAGAGCCTTCCGATTCTCGCTCTCAGAACTTTTACAAGACGAAGAAAGAAACACGAGTAACCTGCTAAAGGAAATAAAAAAAAGCGGATAGCGAATTCATTTTCAGGAAGAGGCTGATTTTAGAAGTTTTCTTATCCATGAACATTCGAATTTTCCTAAAAATCTCTCGGGAGTTGCAGAAGATTTCCTTAAAAAATCTGGATTTCTCTCTGTATTCACTCGTTTATGATCTACTTTCCTTGTTGTAGAATCGTATAAAATACGCGCAGGTTTGTTTTAATATCGAATTTGAATTTTGAAAAAATCCACTTCGCAAAAAACATTCTTAAAATAGAATGTGATTCTTTATCTGTAAGCGTGAAATTTCGGGAAGAGTTCGCCTTAAAGCAAGAAGAATACCATCTGCCGATCTCAGGAATGAAAAGTAAATGTACTTAGAATCTTCTAACGGGTTTCGAGAAGTTGTTGCGTTCTGCATCTTGGTCCAAGGAGACGGACTCGAATTTTACGAATCGAGTCCATCCATTATTGGAGAGGAGTTTAAGGAACTGTAATCTTCTTCGTTACGAAGCTATCGGAGGAACCGCTCGCCGAATTCAAAAAAGTATAAGAGGCAATATTGACACACGCGTCCGTGTAAGCTTGTGTGTCGAAAGACTTCTTTATCGTAGAATACGTGTTAGCCGATATTGGGACTGGAGGTTCTTCTAAACCCAATTCGACGAAAGTCAATGGAATGGGCCCCGTATTTCCCTTGGAATTTTCAGTGGTGAAATCCAGGTAAAGATAATCCTGAACGGACGTTGTGGTGTATTTCGCGACGAACTCCATTGAATTTCCGTTCATCGTTACTTCAATGCAGTGTTGTGCGCAATTTCCTATCGTCGTAGGGGCCGCGATCGATCCATTACATGGTCCGGCTGGCGGTGTCGGAGCGATGGAATTAATTTTCTTCGTGGATTTTCCGAAAGAATTGGACGTTACGACAATGATTTGATAAGAGGCAGAGGTTTCCGGAGAAGTCCAAATAAATCGATCAGGAAAGAAATCGCTTGGATCGATCGCTTTGATATAATTTCTTACTGTAGTTCCATCTGCATCAAGCTCGATAAAATTCGGCCTCCCTATATAAGCCTTAATGGAATAGGGCTTGGTCGGAGTCTGCTGAAAGGAGAATGAAATTTCCACTTTTTGGGAGTCCTCTGGAAATCCCGTTTGATAGACCGTATTGACTTTCAATTCGTTTAAGGTCGGTGGAATGGTGGCAAAAAAAGACTGGCTTGCAACTAAAGGAGCCGTTAAATCTTTGTTATCTGCGCCAGGGTTGCAGTTCTGAATAAAGAGCAAGGGAATGATCGAGATTAAAACTCCTTTGAAAAGTAGTTTTGTCCGTTTTATCATGAATTGAATAGAATTAGAATGGTATACTATTCTAATGCTATTATAGAATTTATCGTGAAAATGTATTTTTTTCAAAGTTGTTCTCGATTGTTGTTCCCCTTTGAATCAGGGAACAAAGTTTTTTTTGCACCGAATTGCGTTATCCGCCAATTCAGTGGTATAAGTACAATGAGTTTTCTTTTTGTCAAAGATAAATGTTCCTTTTTAATAAAATATTTTTTATATAAGTATATTAATATATCCTAAAGTAATAATATTATTGTAAACAAAAGTAATTTTTTGGATCATGACAAATGTAATGTTTGATGAGATTGCTACGTGTTTTATCCTCTTAGAAGATAATAAAAGGCTCTTGCAGTGAGGTTGATTTTCAAGAAAGGCATTATTTCCAACTTCCAATGCTAACTCGATTTTAAAAAAGTAAGAACTTACTCTATGATCGGTTTTAGAGCCTTGTGCCACTTTCTCTACTGGTTCTTGGAAGATTCGCTTTCTGGAAGGTAAGTGCTGACTCTTTTTTGGGGTGTTGCAATCCTTTCAAAGTGAAAAATCAGAGTTTGTTGTTCTCGCGATCGCTCACGAAGCCAGTTTTAAAAGTAGGAACTCCCGCAGACTGTTGTTCTCGTGATCGCTCACGAAGCCAGTTTTAAAAGTAGGAACTCCCGCAGACTGTTGTTCTCGTGATCGCTCACGAAGCCAGTTTCTAAAAGTAGGAACTCCCGCAGTTTGTTGTTCTCGCGATCGCTCACGAAGCCAGTTTCAAAAAGTAGGAACTCCCGCAGTTTGTTGTTCTCGCGATCGCTCACGAAGCCGGTTTCAAAAAGTAGGAACTCACACGGCTCAACGCTATTACGGGAGATTGCCCATTAGGCTCCTCTTCTTAGGATAAACTTTCTATTCTGAAAGCGAACGCGCTTTGCAGTGAAAAACATGAAAAGTAGGAACTCACACAAACCGGATTCTTACTAAGACCAAGAGATCCGACGAACTTGAATGAGCCGACGGTGTCTCTCCATCTTTTCCGGAAACCCCGTTTCTTGTCGAAAAAAGAGAAGAATTTTCTTCCCATCCGAAAAATAAGAGTATTCTGACGCCGATTCGGCATTTGATCATTTTACATCTTTCATGAAAATAGAAGCCCTCTACAGATACTTTCTCCTGACTCCGGCGACTCACCTTCCCGTGATCGATGAGGAAGGAAATCTCATCGGGCTCTTATCCCGAAAATTGATTCAGATGGAAATGGCGGACCTGAGTTCTTCCGACCGGGAATATGCACAACTTCCGGATTCTTTTTTAGAAATGGAAATGCCCGAATCATTCTTCCAGTATTTTCAGAGACAAAAATCGATTCCTGTCCTTTCCAAAACCGGGGAAAAAAAGGAAGAATGGGATAAGGTCCAGGTCATGGCCGGACTTGGAAAACTCGTCGCTCCCAAGCGCACGGAAGAGCCTGCAACCGAAGAAAAAAAACAGGCTCTGGAACAAAGTTCCCGTTCTTGGTTTATGGAATTGATTCTCCAGAATTTTCCGGACGGACTTTTAGCGACAGATCTCGAGGGAAGTTCTATCTTTTACAACGAAACCTTTGAACAAACGATTCTTACAAAAAAATACTTTCGAGATTCGATTCTACAAGCGGAACGATTGCTCAAGGAAATGAGTAAGAATCTTCTTGCGAATTACTTAAAGACCAACGAACTTCGTCTCGAAGGAAATTCTCCCTTTTCTCTTCAGACTTACGTAAACGAGCTCGAATGCAACGTTCGGATCATCGTCCTCAAACAAGGCTCGAAGATTGTAGGATATCTCTATCACTTCGTTTCTCCTCGTTCCGGGTTGGGACAACAGGATGAGAATGGCTTGGAATTCCCATCGGTAAGTGACGCATTTCTCCAGAAACTTCCTCTCGAAACGATGCTCAAAGAAGTCGAGAGCGCTTTTATCTTTCATTCCTTGAAGCGAAATCAGGACAATATTTCGCATACCGCGCTCGAGTTAGGAGTTCCTAGAACCACTCTTCAGAATCGGATCAAGTTTTTGGAATTGCAGAGCCGTTATTCTCTTTCCAGGGAGAATCCGATTCCCCGAAAAAAAGCGAATGTTTCTCCGATATCCGAAACCGCTCCTCTTGAAAAAGCCGCAAAGAATACGGAAACTTCTCTTGGAACAAAACATTCTTCTTCCTCCAAGAAAAAACCGAAGAATGTTTCGAAATCTTCCGTTCTTCCGAAGAAAACATCTTCTTCGAAGACAGCTTCTTCTAAAACGTCGGCAAAAAAAAGAAAGCATCGTTGAATAATTTCGTTGACAACGTTCCCTTCCATCCTTTATCTCAAGAGTAGAGCCGGTCTTAGCAGATCTCTCATTCCACCCTGTATTCTCAAAAATAAAATCTCAAAAAGGCGAATCCTTCCCCTTTTTTAAACTCAAGTAGCTCCTTATGGCAACAGCAAGACGAGACAATAAAAACAGACACCACCACCAAAATAATAACCACAACCAAAACGATTCCGAAACCACCGAATCCGTTGAAGAAGAAATCACGGGACAAGAATCCCAAGAATTTGAATCTTCAGACAACGCGGATCATCGCGCTCGGAAACGCAAAAGAGGCGGTTATGACGGTCCCACTCCTTCTCCGATCGATCTCGTAGAACTCAAGAAAAAAGCAATCGGTGACTTGATCGAAGTCGCAAAAGGGTTGGGTGTTGAAAACACAGGTGGCTTAAAAAAGCAGAACTTAATTTTCGCCATTCTCCAAGCACAAGCCGAAAGAGACGGGCAAGTGCACGCCGCGGGCGTCATGGAAAAACTTCCGGACGGTTACGGCTTTTTACGTTCTCCGGATTATAACTACGTTCCGGGGCCGGATGATATCTATGTTTCTCCTTCTCAAATCAAACTCTTTGGGTTGAGAACGGGAGATACGGTAGAAGGTCAGATCCGTCCTCCGAAAGAATCCGAGCGATTCTTCGCGATGCTCCGCGTGGAAACCGTAAACGGTTATACTCCGGATGTCGCAGGCAAACGTGCTCTTTTTGACAACTTAACTCCTCTTTATCCGAACGAAAGACTCAAGATGGAATACGATCCATCCATGTTGGATACGAGAATTCTCGATCTCATGTGTCCGATTGGAAAAGGACAAAGAGCTCTGATCGTCGCGCCTCCGAGAACAGGTAAGACGATTCTCATGCAGAATATCGCGAACGCGATCACTTCCAATCATCCGGAATGTACACTGATCGTTCTTCTGATCGACGAACGTCCGGAAGAAGTGACCGATATGGCACGTCACGTGCGTGGAGAAGTGGTTTCTTCCACATTCGACGAACCGGCTCAGAGACACGTCCAAGTTGC
Above is a genomic segment from Leptospira stimsonii containing:
- a CDS encoding LL-diaminopimelate aminotransferase, encoding MANINENYLKLKAGYLFPEISKRVKAYSEKNPSAKIIRLGIGDVTLPIVPSVVDAMVAASKEMGTAGGFHGYGPEQGYSFLLKSISDNDYGSLGIKIDESEIFVSDGSKCDCGNIQEIFSTDAKIAVADPVYPVYVDTNVMAGRTGEIGADGRYSNLIYMPATKENGFQPEIPKEKADIVYLCYPNNPTGTVTTKEALKAWVEYAKKNNSIILYDSAYEAFISEPGVPRSIYEVEGAKEVAIEFRSFSKTAGFTGLRCAYIVIPKELKGRTKSGEEVSINSLWSRRHTTKFNGVSYVTQKGAEACYSPQGKREIQESITYYMSNAAKIREGLKKAGYEVFGGVNAPYIWLKTSDNLSSWDFFDRLLEKAQVVGTPGSGFGPAGEGYFRLSAFGKKEDVEEAIKRISAL
- a CDS encoding DUF2203 domain-containing protein, whose product is MERKIWTYEEARIILPMVREITEEYYSYVSGLTTELREKILPENEMEQKEESVRNSIFEWSSKVQDYGIEVKGLWLIDFDHGNGYYCWHLGEEDLLFEHGYEEGFAGRKLIERENEDGEHQ
- the pyrB gene encoding aspartate carbamoyltransferase; translation: MSYNHKNVLDTEQFSKADLDFLIGKTRDMERLVEQNKAFGILTGKLLASLFFEASTRTRLSFEAAMERLGGRVISTVGFQFSSISKGETLYDTMKMIEAYADIAVIRHPVEGSSRIAAGAVKIPVINAGDGAGQHPTQALLDLYTIISEKGTLDGLTVAFIGDLKYGRTIHSLINLLRHYKVHLYLVSPPELALPESYKKGLEGFSITWEETTDIKAVWDCDVAYVTRIQEERFPDHKEYERLKDLFKVNKELILASKKETTILHPLPRVNELSTDVDDLPNAAYFRQARYGVVSRMTLLCLSLGQDF
- a CDS encoding CBS domain-containing protein; amino-acid sequence: MKIEALYRYFLLTPATHLPVIDEEGNLIGLLSRKLIQMEMADLSSSDREYAQLPDSFLEMEMPESFFQYFQRQKSIPVLSKTGEKKEEWDKVQVMAGLGKLVAPKRTEEPATEEKKQALEQSSRSWFMELILQNFPDGLLATDLEGSSIFYNETFEQTILTKKYFRDSILQAERLLKEMSKNLLANYLKTNELRLEGNSPFSLQTYVNELECNVRIIVLKQGSKIVGYLYHFVSPRSGLGQQDENGLEFPSVSDAFLQKLPLETMLKEVESAFIFHSLKRNQDNISHTALELGVPRTTLQNRIKFLELQSRYSLSRENPIPRKKANVSPISETAPLEKAAKNTETSLGTKHSSSSKKKPKNVSKSSVLPKKTSSSKTASSKTSAKKRKHR
- the rho gene encoding transcription termination factor Rho, producing the protein MATARRDNKNRHHHQNNNHNQNDSETTESVEEEITGQESQEFESSDNADHRARKRKRGGYDGPTPSPIDLVELKKKAIGDLIEVAKGLGVENTGGLKKQNLIFAILQAQAERDGQVHAAGVMEKLPDGYGFLRSPDYNYVPGPDDIYVSPSQIKLFGLRTGDTVEGQIRPPKESERFFAMLRVETVNGYTPDVAGKRALFDNLTPLYPNERLKMEYDPSMLDTRILDLMCPIGKGQRALIVAPPRTGKTILMQNIANAITSNHPECTLIVLLIDERPEEVTDMARHVRGEVVSSTFDEPAQRHVQVAEMVIEKAKRLVEHGKDVVILLDSITRLARAYNQVIPTSGKILSGGVDSNALHKPKRFFGAARNIEEGGSLTIIATALIDTGSKMDEVIFEEFKGTGNMEIHLDRKLSDKRIFPAIDINKSGTRKEELLIARDVLQKVFVLRKVLSPMSITESMELLLEKMRLSKTNDAFLASMNTQ